In Molothrus aeneus isolate 106 chromosome 13, BPBGC_Maene_1.0, whole genome shotgun sequence, a genomic segment contains:
- the AQP9 gene encoding aquaporin-9 isoform X2 — protein sequence MTVSVGFAMAVTIAVYVSGGVSGGHINPAVSLAMCVTGRLKWTKLPIYILAQFLGAFVGAAAVFGIYYNAFMEYSDGKLEVTGPNATAQIFATYPAPYLSLVNGFADQVMSTAVLLLAIFAIFDTKNNSVPKGLEPIAVGLLIIVLTCSLGMNSGCAMNPARDLGPRLFTAIAGWGMEVFTAGNNWWWVPIVAPLLGGVLGAMTYVIFIEIHHSDPQPGEENDVHTKYELTNMA from the exons ATGACGGTGTCGGTGGGCTTTGCCATGGCAGTCACCATAGCTGTCTACGTGTCCGGGGGCGTCTCTG gtgGTCACATAAACCCAGCTGTTTCATTAGCCATGTGCGTGACTGGAAGATTAAAATGGACCAAATTACCAATTTACATATTAGCACAATTCCTGGGAGCATTTGTTGGAGCAGCGGCTGTCTTTGGGATTTATTACA ATGCCTTTATGGAATACAGCGATGGAAAACTTGAAGTCACAGGACCAAATGCAACAGCACAAATCTTTGCAACATATCCAGCTCCCTATCTGTCCCTTGTAAATGGATTTGCAGATCAA GTGATGTCAACAGCTGTTCTTCTTCTGGCTATATTTGCTATTTTTGACACCAAAAATAACAGTGTTCCCAAGGGCCTGGAGCCAATTGCAGTAGGACTTCTTATAATTGTTCTTACTTGCTCCTTGGGAATGAACAGTGGCTGTGCCATGAACCCAGCCAGGGATCTTGGCCCAAGGCTCTTCACAGCCATTGCAGGATGGGGGATGGAAGTATTCAC GGCTGGTAATAATTGGTGGTGGGTTCCTATAGTTGCACCTCTGCTGGGAGGTGTACTTGGAGCAATGACCTATGtaatttttattgaaattcATCACTCAGATCCTcagccaggagaagaaaatgatGTGCACACTAAATATGAATTGACCAATATGGCATAA